The following coding sequences are from one Vicugna pacos chromosome 11, VicPac4, whole genome shotgun sequence window:
- the LOC140699739 gene encoding disintegrin and metalloproteinase domain-containing protein 21-like, which translates to MSLSRGTQLAESQVTRRTALLLLGFWAMLAPVQCSQGHPSWRYISSEVVIPRKEFHHGKGVQMPGWLSYSLYFGGQRHVMHMKSKNIFWPGQLLLLTQDEQGALQMDFPFMPSDCYYLGYVEGIPFSMVTVDTCYGGLEGIMKLDDLAYEIKPLRYSKTFEHVVSQIVADADTMGPVHRLKDRQNGDPLFPEADISEARHKYLNSRYFALHIGVMRGFAQFSNTMYRVYQNVTKCVNYMLHMANLMDSMYAGLGIRYFVTAVLVYNVRDPTTMNDYRAYDSPYAVYHRTNLRPTVLPVSSFIVIKHGPVDFDPPLYRTCNMHDILFVGYLGRHHLMVSIIAARYTGRSFGLYFDSEDCTCMRRTVCIMSPYAALTDAFSDCSLVHWRNIVKSQGHCIYDVVWKTFNTSLISVRCGNSVVEGPERCDCGSLKQCYSNQCCNTDCSLKSGSVCDKEMCCTNCTYATPGTLCRPIQNICDLPEYCPGGTYLCPQNFHLQDGTPCTEEGYCYHGNCTDRTMHCQEIFGRHAVNADDSCYTINTKATRFGHCSRKASLMSFNPCRNADIKCGRLQCSNVTHLPRLPDHASFHQSKISQVWCWGLDTHIATGINDVGHVRNGAPCAPGKFCENNFCNASIAAITYDCNPEKCSFRGICNNRRNCHCHVGWDPPYCADKGAGGSQDSGSPPRMMRSVKQSQESVVYLRVVFGRIYAFIAALLLGVATNVKAIKTSTVHEATTGAK; encoded by the coding sequence ATGTCCCTCAGCAGGGGCACCCAGCTGGCAGAGAGCCAGGTCACTCGGAGGACAGCCCTCTTGCTGCTTGGATTCTGGGCCATGCTGGCTCCAGTCCAGTGTTCTCAAGGCCATCCCTCATGGCGCTACATCTCCTCGGAGGTGGTGATACCCAGGAAGGAGTTCCACCATGGCAAGGGCGTTCAAATGCCAGGATGGCTCTCCTACAGCCTGTACTTCGGGGGCCAGAGGCACGTTATGCACATGAAGAGCAAGAACATCTTTTGGCCTGgacagctgctgctgctgactcAGGACGAACAAGGCGCCTTGCAGATGGACTTCCCCTTCATGCCTTCAGACTGCTACTACCTCGGCTACGTGGAGGGGATTCCTTTCTCCATGGTCACTGTGGACACGTGCTATGGGGGTCTTGAAGGTATTATGAAGCTGGATGACCTTGCCTATGAAATAAAACCCCTCAGGTATTCTAAAACATTTGAACATGTGGTTTCGCAGATAGTGGCAGACGCCGACACAATGGGACCTGTGCATAGACTGAAAGACAGGCAGAATGGGGACCCCCTGTTCCCCGAAGCAGATATCAGTGAAGCCCGCCACAAATATTTGAATTCTAGGTACTTTGCCCTGCATATAGGAGTTATGAGAGGATTTGCTCAATTTTCCAATACAATGTATCGTGTATACCAAAATGTAACAAAGTGTGTAAACTACATGTTACATATGGCTAACTTAATGGACTCCATGTATGCAGGTCTTGGCATAAGGTACTTTGTCACTGCAGTCCTAGTATATAATGTGAGAGATCCAACAACTATGAATGATTATCGTGCGTACGATAGCCCATATGCTGTGTATCACAGAACTAACCTTAGACCAACTGTCCTACCCGTTTCATCCTTCATAGTGATTAAACACGGACCCGTGGACTTTGACCCACCCCTGTATCGTACATGCAATATGCATGACATACTCTTTGTTGGTTACCTAGGCAGACATCACTTAATGGTAAGTATCATAGCAGCCCGATACACTGGGAGAAGTTTTGGTCTGTATTTTGATTCTGAAGATTGCACTTGCATGAGAAGGACCGTCTGCATTATGTCACCCTACGCTGCTTTGACAGACGCCTTCAGTGATTGCTCCCTCGTACACTGGCGGAACATAGTAAAATCTCAAGGCCATTGTATATATGACGTGGTTTGGAAGACATTTAATACAAGCCTGATAAGTGTACGTTGTGGGAACTCTGTAGTGGAGGGTCCAGAGAGATGTGACTGTGGCTCCTTAAAGCAGTGTTACAGCAACCAATGCTGTAATACTGACTGTTCCCTTAAGAGCGGATCTGTTTGTGATAAAGAAATGTGCTGTACGAACTGTACGTACGCTACGCCTGGAACACTGTGCAGACCAATCCAAAATATATGTGACCTCCCCGAGTACTGCCCTGGGGGTActtacctgtgcccccagaactTTCATCTGCAAGATGGAACCCCCTGTACCGAGGAGGGCTACTGCTATCACGGAAACTGCACCGACCGCACCATGCACTGCCAAGAGATCTTTGGAAGACACGCTGTGAATGCCGACGACAGCTGCTACACAATAAATACAAAAGCCACTCGATTTGGACACTGTTCAAGAAAGGCTTCGCTAATGTCTTTTAACCCTTGTCGGAATGCAGACATAAAGTGTGGAAGGCTGCAGTGCAGCAACGTCACACACCTTCCCCGGCTGCCAGACCACGCCTCGTTCCATCAGTCAAAGATCTCACAGGTGTGGTGCTGGGGATTAGACACACACATAGCAACAGGGATAAATGATGTCGGTCATGTGAGAAATGGTGCCCCCTGTGCCCCTGGAAAGTTCTGTGAGAATAACTTCTGCAACGCTTCTATAGCTGCAATCACATATGACTGTAACCCTGAGAAATGCAGTTTTAGAGGAATTTGCAACAACAGAAGGAATTGCCATTGCCATGTAGGCTGGGACCCTCCATATTGTGCAGATAAAGGTGCTGGAGGGAGCCAAGACAGCGGATCCCCACCAAGGATGATGCGGTCAGTAAAACAAAGCCAAGAATCAGTGGTATATTTGAGAGTGGTCTTCGGTCGCATCTACGCCTTCATAGCTGCTCTCCTCTTGGGCGTAGCCACAAATGTAAAAGCTATCAAGACCTCCACAGTTCATGAAGCGACAACAGGtgcaaaataa